One Terriglobia bacterium DNA window includes the following coding sequences:
- the rplR gene encoding 50S ribosomal protein L18, with amino-acid sequence MITPIDRAYERGRIHMRIRRKLSGTGERPRLCVYRSLTHIYAQVVDDLSGKTLVAASTLESEVCGDRKKAGNIGAAKLVGKAIAERAQAKGIKAVVFDRGGYLYHGRVKALAEAARESGLKF; translated from the coding sequence ATGATCACTCCAATTGACCGCGCCTACGAACGCGGCAGGATTCATATGAGAATTCGCCGGAAGCTTTCCGGCACCGGGGAACGGCCGCGATTGTGCGTCTATCGGAGCTTGACCCACATCTATGCCCAAGTCGTCGATGATCTTTCCGGCAAGACCCTGGTTGCTGCCTCCACCCTCGAGTCCGAGGTGTGCGGTGATAGGAAAAAGGCGGGGAACATCGGTGCGGCCAAACTGGTCGGCAAGGCGATTGCCGAACGGGCGCAGGCCAAGGGGATCAAGGCGGTCGTTTTCGACCGCGGCGGCTACCTTTACCACGGCCGCGTCAAGGCTTTGGCGGAAGCGGCCCGCGAAAGCGGTTTGAAGTTCTAG
- the rplF gene encoding 50S ribosomal protein L6: MSRVGKKPIKIPSGVKISIKDGMLEVETKKTKLTSPIPPGIHFKIEGNELLASRDSDEKPYPAYHGLARALAANNVRGVTEGFSKMLDIVGIGFKAEAKPKAVTFSLGYSHPIEFPIPEGIAVKVEKQPRTIQNYVATLTISGANRQLVGQVAADIRALRKPDAYKGKGIRYASETVRLKVGKKGA; this comes from the coding sequence ATGTCGCGAGTTGGCAAGAAACCCATAAAGATACCCAGCGGCGTCAAGATCTCGATCAAGGATGGGATGCTTGAGGTTGAGACCAAAAAGACGAAGCTCACCAGCCCGATTCCGCCCGGCATTCACTTCAAGATTGAAGGCAACGAGCTCCTGGCTTCCCGGGATTCGGACGAAAAACCGTATCCTGCCTATCACGGGCTGGCGCGCGCTCTGGCCGCCAACAACGTCCGCGGTGTCACGGAGGGCTTCAGCAAAATGCTCGACATCGTTGGGATCGGGTTCAAAGCAGAAGCCAAACCGAAGGCGGTCACCTTCAGTCTGGGCTATTCGCATCCGATCGAGTTCCCCATCCCCGAGGGCATTGCCGTCAAGGTGGAAAAGCAGCCGAGAACGATCCAGAACTACGTTGCGACCTTGACCATTTCGGGGGCGAACCGGCAGCTGGTCGGACAGGTGGCGGCGGACATCCGCGCTCTGCGCAAACCCGATGCCTACAAAGGCAAAGGCATCCGCTACGCCAGCGAAACGGTCCGGCTTAAGGTCGGAAAGAAGGGTGCGTAA
- the rpsH gene encoding 30S ribosomal protein S8, translating into MSMTDPIADLLTRVRNAIASRHETVDIPSSKMKLELIRILKEEGYISNYTVSSEQKQGMIRVYLRYAPGRVPVISTLTRVSRPGCRVYADKSRIPTVQGGMGVCVISTSRGLLTGKQAQEKGLGGEVLCTIS; encoded by the coding sequence ATGAGTATGACCGATCCGATTGCCGATCTGCTGACCCGGGTCCGCAACGCCATCGCCTCGAGACACGAAACGGTCGATATCCCGTCGTCGAAGATGAAGTTGGAGCTGATCCGGATCCTCAAGGAGGAAGGCTATATCTCCAACTATACGGTCTCGAGCGAACAAAAACAGGGTATGATTCGTGTTTACCTCCGGTATGCACCGGGAAGGGTACCGGTGATCAGCACCCTTACCCGGGTGAGCAGGCCCGGGTGCCGCGTCTATGCGGACAAGTCGCGCATCCCCACAGTTCAGGGGGGCATGGGTGTGTGCGTCATCTCCACATCGCGAGGGTTGCTTACGGGCAAGCAGGCTCAGGAAAAGGGGCTCGGCGGCGAGGTGCTTTGCACGATCAGCTGA
- a CDS encoding type Z 30S ribosomal protein S14 yields MARNCLRAKARCEPKFKVRAHNRCQRCGRSRGVYRKFQLCRICFRNLALSGEIPGVTKSSW; encoded by the coding sequence GTGGCAAGAAATTGCTTGAGGGCAAAGGCCAGATGCGAACCCAAATTCAAGGTGCGCGCCCACAATCGCTGTCAGCGCTGCGGCCGTTCCCGTGGAGTGTATAGAAAATTCCAGCTCTGTCGTATCTGCTTCCGGAATCTGGCGCTGTCAGGTGAAATTCCGGGAGTTACCAAGTCGAGCTGGTAA
- the rplE gene encoding 50S ribosomal protein L5: protein MSRLREFYKKEAVPALTRQFGYKNVMAVPRLVKINVNMGLGEAIANAKILDTASEELAAITGQRPVVTKAKKSIAAFKLRQGMPIGVTVTLRGDRMYEFFDRLVNTALPRVRDFRGVSTRSFDGRGNYTLGLRDQLIFPEIDYGKVDKARGMNITIVTTAATDDESSALLTLMGMPFAKKEQ from the coding sequence ATGAGTAGATTGCGTGAGTTCTACAAGAAGGAGGCGGTGCCTGCCCTGACGCGGCAGTTCGGTTACAAGAATGTAATGGCAGTGCCCCGACTGGTGAAGATCAACGTGAACATGGGACTGGGCGAGGCGATCGCCAATGCCAAGATACTCGATACGGCTTCCGAAGAGTTGGCGGCCATCACCGGACAGCGCCCTGTGGTCACCAAAGCCAAGAAGTCGATCGCTGCGTTCAAGCTGCGCCAGGGCATGCCGATCGGCGTAACCGTCACCCTGCGCGGCGACCGCATGTACGAGTTCTTCGACCGGCTGGTCAATACCGCGTTACCCCGCGTGCGCGACTTCCGCGGGGTTTCGACCCGCTCGTTTGACGGGCGCGGCAACTACACTCTGGGATTGCGCGACCAGTTGATCTTTCCCGAGATCGATTACGGCAAAGTTGACAAGGCGCGCGGCATGAACATCACCATCGTGACTACTGCCGCGACCGATGATGAGTCCAGCGCATTGTTGACCCTGATGGGCATGCCATTTGCAAAGAAGGAACAATAG
- the rplX gene encoding 50S ribosomal protein L24 — translation MYKAHIRKNDQVYVLLGKDRGKTGKVLRVFPDKNRAIVEGLNFIQKHTRPNPQKNVKGGILPKESSIHLSNLMVVCKRCNKRARVGFNVMQDGRKARVCKKCNESMDE, via the coding sequence ATGTACAAAGCGCATATCAGGAAGAACGATCAGGTTTACGTGCTGTTGGGCAAAGACCGAGGCAAGACAGGAAAGGTGCTCAGGGTTTTTCCGGACAAGAACCGTGCGATCGTGGAGGGGCTGAACTTCATCCAGAAGCACACCCGGCCGAACCCGCAAAAAAACGTCAAGGGCGGCATTCTTCCCAAAGAGTCCTCCATCCACCTGTCGAACCTGATGGTGGTCTGCAAGCGCTGCAACAAGCGCGCCCGTGTGGGATTCAACGTGATGCAAGACGGCCGCAAGGCCAGAGTCTGCAAAAAGTGCAACGAGTCAATGGATGAGTAA
- the rplN gene encoding 50S ribosomal protein L14 — protein sequence MIQMRTILEVADNSGARRISCILPLGNQVGHVATLGDIITANVKEASPDGTVKKGQVVKAVVVRTRKEHRRKDGTYIRFDDNAAVLINDQKEPIGTRVFGPVSRELRDKEFLKIVSLAPEVI from the coding sequence ATGATACAGATGCGTACCATATTGGAAGTGGCGGACAATTCTGGAGCCCGGAGAATCTCCTGCATTCTGCCGCTCGGTAACCAGGTAGGACACGTCGCCACCCTGGGTGACATCATTACCGCGAACGTGAAGGAGGCCTCTCCTGACGGTACCGTGAAAAAAGGCCAGGTGGTGAAAGCCGTAGTTGTGCGCACCCGCAAGGAACATCGGCGCAAGGACGGCACCTATATCCGCTTCGACGATAATGCGGCCGTACTCATCAATGATCAAAAGGAGCCAATCGGAACACGCGTATTCGGCCCAGTCAGCCGCGAACTCAGGGACAAGGAATTCCTGAAAATCGTGTCGCTGGCTCCGGAAGTGATTTAG
- the rpsQ gene encoding 30S ribosomal protein S17 — protein sequence MTSTAQKERGIRHTQVGVVTSTAMQKTVAVEVDRLVRHPLYKKTLRKTSTFLAHDENSSCHVGDRVRIMETRPLSARKRWRVTEILSKAT from the coding sequence ATGACGAGTACGGCGCAGAAGGAGCGGGGCATCCGGCATACTCAGGTGGGGGTTGTCACCAGCACGGCGATGCAGAAGACCGTCGCCGTGGAGGTCGACCGATTGGTCCGGCACCCTCTATACAAAAAGACTTTGCGGAAGACGTCGACTTTCCTGGCCCATGATGAGAACAGTTCGTGTCACGTCGGGGATCGGGTGCGCATCATGGAAACCCGCCCTTTGAGTGCACGAAAACGGTGGCGTGTGACGGAAATCCTGTCCAAAGCGACCTAG
- the rpmC gene encoding 50S ribosomal protein L29, whose amino-acid sequence MKASQMRDMSREDLVLEAAALREQLFKLRFQAAAGQLESASRMRVVRKDIARVKTILREMELADEAKRQGAGK is encoded by the coding sequence ATGAAAGCTTCCCAAATGAGGGACATGTCCAGGGAGGACCTGGTTCTGGAAGCAGCCGCACTTCGGGAGCAGCTTTTCAAGCTCCGCTTCCAGGCGGCGGCCGGGCAGCTCGAAAGCGCTTCCCGCATGAGGGTGGTGCGCAAGGATATCGCGCGGGTAAAGACGATCCTCCGTGAGATGGAACTGGCAGACGAGGCCAAGAGGCAAGGGGCAGGGAAATGA
- the rplP gene encoding 50S ribosomal protein L16, which yields MLMPKKVKYRKQQKGKRRGKAWRGAEVTFGDYGLKAMESGWVTDRQIEAGRVAITRFIKRGGKIWIRVFPDKPITKKPAETRMGKGKGAPEGWVAVVRPGKIIYEMEGIDESVAQEALRLAAHKMSIKTKFVKRFGMEEA from the coding sequence ATGTTGATGCCGAAGAAGGTCAAATATCGAAAGCAGCAGAAGGGCAAGCGCCGCGGCAAGGCCTGGCGGGGTGCCGAGGTCACGTTCGGCGACTACGGACTGAAGGCGATGGAATCGGGCTGGGTCACCGACCGGCAGATCGAGGCAGGACGTGTGGCGATCACGCGGTTCATCAAGCGTGGCGGCAAGATCTGGATCCGGGTCTTCCCCGACAAGCCGATCACCAAGAAACCAGCTGAAACCCGCATGGGCAAAGGCAAAGGAGCCCCGGAGGGTTGGGTTGCGGTCGTGCGTCCCGGCAAGATCATCTACGAAATGGAAGGCATCGATGAGAGCGTCGCACAGGAAGCGTTGCGTCTGGCGGCGCACAAGATGTCCATTAAGACAAAGTTCGTGAAACGATTCGGCATGGAGGAAGCATGA
- the rpsC gene encoding 30S ribosomal protein S3 — protein sequence MGQKVHPYGFRLGINRTWRSRWFARKDYGALLHEDLGLKVMLKKKFAHAGVSRVEVERAANKLTIIIFTSRPGIIVGKKGSEIEKLKKDLQVLTGRDINLKIQEVNKPELDAQLVSEGIAQQLEKRIAFRRAMRRAVDSTLRFGAKGIKVRTAGRLNGAEIARSEWYLHGQLPLHTIRADIDYGFAEAQTTYGVIGVKVWIYKGEVFEMQKPELGR from the coding sequence TTGGGTCAGAAAGTTCATCCTTACGGTTTCAGGCTCGGCATCAACCGGACTTGGCGCTCACGCTGGTTTGCGCGCAAGGATTACGGCGCCCTTCTTCACGAAGACCTCGGGCTGAAGGTCATGCTGAAGAAGAAGTTCGCTCATGCGGGCGTGTCGCGCGTAGAGGTCGAAAGGGCTGCCAACAAGCTAACGATCATCATCTTCACCTCGCGCCCGGGCATCATCGTGGGCAAGAAGGGGAGCGAGATCGAAAAGCTCAAGAAGGATTTGCAGGTGCTCACCGGGCGCGACATCAATCTCAAAATCCAGGAAGTGAACAAGCCCGAGCTGGATGCGCAGCTGGTTTCCGAAGGGATCGCGCAGCAATTGGAGAAGCGCATCGCCTTCCGGCGCGCCATGCGCCGCGCAGTCGACAGCACCCTGCGCTTCGGTGCCAAGGGGATCAAAGTGCGAACCGCGGGCCGTCTGAATGGCGCGGAGATCGCCCGGTCGGAATGGTACCTGCACGGCCAGCTTCCCTTGCACACGATCCGTGCCGACATCGATTACGGTTTCGCCGAAGCCCAAACCACCTACGGTGTCATCGGTGTCAAGGTCTGGATTTACAAGGGCGAGGTGTTTGAGATGCAGAAGCCCGAGCTCGGGCGGTGA
- the rplV gene encoding 50S ribosomal protein L22, with translation MEARATGKYLKGSPQKARLVIDLIRGRRVQEALAILKFTKKRATRPVEKVLLSAVANAKEKNATADVDSFIVERAVVDSGPTKWRRRVRPAPMGRAYRQQRRYKHITITIKGKDIEE, from the coding sequence ATGGAAGCTAGGGCGACAGGAAAATACTTAAAGGGATCGCCGCAAAAGGCTCGTTTGGTGATCGACCTTATTCGCGGCAGGAGAGTGCAGGAAGCGCTGGCGATCCTGAAGTTCACGAAGAAGCGTGCCACGCGACCCGTTGAAAAGGTGCTGCTCTCTGCGGTCGCGAACGCCAAAGAGAAGAACGCGACGGCGGACGTCGACTCGTTTATCGTGGAGCGTGCCGTGGTGGATTCAGGCCCGACCAAGTGGCGGCGTCGTGTCCGCCCCGCCCCGATGGGACGGGCTTATCGGCAGCAGCGTCGCTACAAGCACATCACCATCACGATCAAAGGCAAGGATATAGAGGAGTAA